In a genomic window of Bacillota bacterium:
- a CDS encoding ATP-binding cassette domain-containing protein codes for MTREATVRHSKAPEETTDCYGPTPLPERAKIRVCDVTKAFRRRSGVVLALDRVSFTVGDGEFVCIVGPSGCGKTTLLRILAGLERQTSGRVYIAVGT; via the coding sequence ATGACACGCGAAGCAACAGTGCGACACAGTAAGGCTCCCGAGGAAACGACCGATTGCTACGGACCGACGCCGCTTCCGGAGCGTGCCAAGATCCGCGTGTGCGACGTCACCAAGGCCTTCCGGCGGCGGTCCGGGGTCGTGCTCGCCCTCGACCGGGTATCGTTCACCGTGGGCGACGGGGAATTCGTCTGCATCGTCGGGCCGAGCGGGTGCGGGAAGACTACGCTCCTGCGAATACTCGCGGGGCTCGAGAGGCAGACATCTGGGAGGGTGTACATCGCTGTTGGAAC